The following proteins are encoded in a genomic region of Cyclonatronum proteinivorum:
- the dnaK gene encoding molecular chaperone DnaK, translated as MGKIIGIDLGTTNSCVSVMEGNDPVVIPNAEGGRTTPSVVAFSKDGERLIGAPAKRQAITNPQKTIASIKRFMGRKYDEVTNEIADNPYDVVRGDDGTARVNIDDRKYAPQEISAMVLQKMKQTAEEYLGEKVTEAVITVPAYFNDAQRKATQEAGAIAGLEVKRIINEPTAAALAYGLDKKDKNQTIAVYDLGGGTFDISVLELGDGVFEVKSTNGDTHLGGDDFDTRIIKFLVQEFKNSDGIDLSNDAMAMQRLKDAAEKAKIELSSSSKTNINLPFITADSSGPKHMNIDLSRSKFEQLVDDLVKRTLEPCEKAIKDAKISKSQIDQVILVGGSTRIPKIQESVKAFFGKDPSKGVNPDEVVAVGAAIQGGVLTGDVKDVVLLDVTPLSLGIETLGGVMTKLIDANTTIPTSKKEVFSTAADNQTSVEIHILQGERTRAMDNRTLGKFHLDGIPPAPRGMPQVEVTFDIDANGVLNVSAKDKATGKEQKIRIESSSGLSEAEIEKMRQAAQEHADEDKKIRERIDKLNQADSLIFSTEKQLTEFGDKLSEGTKASITQALNDLKEAHKAEDVDAIDAKVEALNKAWADATQEMQAAAGAGAQPGAGPDMGAEADQQQASDDGAVDADYEVVDDNEQKKD; from the coding sequence ATGGGAAAAATTATAGGAATTGACCTCGGAACAACCAACTCTTGCGTTTCCGTAATGGAAGGCAACGACCCGGTTGTTATCCCGAATGCAGAAGGCGGCAGAACAACGCCTTCAGTAGTTGCTTTCAGCAAAGACGGCGAGCGCCTTATCGGTGCACCGGCCAAACGTCAGGCGATTACCAACCCGCAGAAAACGATTGCTTCCATTAAGCGCTTTATGGGGCGTAAATATGATGAAGTAACCAACGAAATTGCCGACAACCCCTACGATGTTGTCCGCGGCGATGACGGTACTGCGCGTGTGAATATCGATGACCGCAAGTACGCTCCGCAGGAAATTTCTGCCATGGTACTTCAGAAAATGAAGCAGACCGCAGAAGAGTACCTCGGCGAAAAAGTTACCGAAGCCGTAATTACTGTGCCCGCCTATTTCAACGATGCACAGCGTAAGGCAACGCAGGAAGCCGGTGCTATTGCAGGTCTTGAAGTGAAGCGGATCATCAACGAGCCAACCGCTGCAGCCCTCGCGTATGGCCTCGACAAGAAAGATAAAAACCAGACCATCGCAGTCTATGACCTTGGCGGCGGTACCTTCGATATTTCCGTGCTCGAGCTCGGTGATGGTGTTTTCGAAGTGAAGTCAACCAACGGTGACACGCACCTTGGTGGCGATGACTTTGACACACGTATCATCAAATTCCTTGTGCAGGAATTCAAAAACAGCGACGGTATTGATCTGAGCAACGATGCCATGGCCATGCAGCGCCTCAAGGACGCCGCTGAAAAAGCCAAAATCGAGCTCTCAAGTTCATCCAAGACCAACATTAACCTGCCGTTCATTACGGCAGATTCAAGTGGTCCTAAGCACATGAACATCGACCTTTCCCGCTCCAAGTTTGAGCAGCTGGTTGATGATTTGGTGAAGCGTACCCTTGAGCCTTGCGAAAAAGCGATTAAGGACGCCAAAATCTCCAAGAGTCAGATTGATCAGGTTATTTTGGTGGGCGGCTCAACCCGTATTCCGAAAATTCAGGAATCTGTTAAAGCCTTTTTCGGTAAAGACCCAAGCAAAGGCGTTAACCCCGACGAAGTTGTAGCCGTAGGCGCAGCCATTCAGGGTGGCGTTCTCACCGGTGATGTGAAAGACGTGGTACTTCTTGATGTAACCCCGCTTTCTCTCGGTATTGAAACCCTTGGCGGTGTGATGACCAAACTCATCGACGCCAATACCACGATCCCGACCAGCAAGAAGGAAGTCTTCTCTACGGCTGCGGATAACCAAACGTCCGTTGAAATCCACATTTTGCAGGGTGAGAGAACCCGTGCGATGGATAACCGTACCCTCGGCAAATTCCACCTCGACGGAATCCCGCCTGCACCACGCGGCATGCCACAGGTTGAAGTGACCTTCGATATCGACGCAAATGGCGTGCTGAATGTGAGCGCAAAGGATAAGGCTACCGGTAAGGAGCAGAAAATCCGTATCGAATCAAGCTCAGGTCTTTCTGAAGCAGAAATCGAAAAAATGCGTCAGGCGGCGCAGGAGCACGCGGACGAAGACAAGAAAATCCGCGAGCGCATTGACAAGCTCAATCAGGCTGACTCCCTGATTTTCTCAACGGAGAAGCAGCTGACCGAATTCGGTGATAAGCTTTCTGAAGGAACCAAAGCTTCCATCACACAGGCACTGAATGATCTGAAAGAAGCCCATAAAGCTGAAGATGTTGACGCCATCGACGCCAAAGTCGAAGCACTGAACAAAGCATGGGCTGACGCAACCCAAGAAATGCAGGCCGCAGCCGGTGCAGGCGCACAGCCCGGCGCAGGTCCTGATATGGGCGCCGAAGCAGATCAGCAGCAGGCTTCAGATGACGGTGCGGTTGATGCCGATTACGAAGTCGTTGATGACAACGAGCAGAAGAAAGATTAA
- a CDS encoding acetate/propionate family kinase — protein MLVLVINCGSSSVKYDLIHTETREGVCRGLVERIGAVTAIVKHEPAKGKKYKETMIIQNHTEALKEVLQYLLSPENKIIESITDIKAVGHRVVHGSDMFKDSVLIDEDVMEAIEQAFDLAPLHNPPNLKGIQAAKEALPDIPHVAVFDTAFHHSIPAHAYLYGIPNRLYRRYKIRKYGFHGTSHYFVSRQYYKLILKDVKETKVISCHLGNGASICAIDGGKSVDTSMGFTPLSGLVMGTRSGDLDPSILFYLVEKEELPLSSVHSLLNRHSGLLGLSGYAADMRDLIEEAQKGDRRCQQAIDVFCYKIRQHIGSYIASMNGCDAILFTAGIGENSSLIRKKAVEKMDFMGVKLDEDRNESVKPGELTRISTDDSKVGIYVVPTNEELVIAIDAAKIARASAQSPWI, from the coding sequence ATGTTAGTTTTGGTGATTAATTGCGGAAGCTCATCCGTGAAGTACGACCTCATTCACACAGAAACACGCGAAGGCGTTTGCCGCGGACTTGTAGAGCGGATTGGTGCAGTAACCGCAATCGTAAAGCATGAGCCTGCCAAAGGGAAGAAGTACAAAGAGACGATGATTATTCAAAATCACACGGAAGCACTCAAAGAAGTACTGCAGTATTTGCTGAGCCCGGAGAATAAAATCATCGAGAGCATTACCGATATCAAAGCTGTGGGACATCGGGTTGTGCATGGCAGCGATATGTTCAAAGATTCTGTTTTGATTGATGAAGATGTGATGGAAGCCATAGAGCAGGCCTTTGACCTCGCGCCCTTGCATAATCCGCCCAATCTTAAGGGGATTCAGGCCGCCAAAGAAGCCCTGCCGGATATTCCGCATGTTGCAGTTTTTGATACCGCCTTTCACCATTCTATTCCGGCGCATGCCTACCTTTACGGCATTCCGAACCGGCTGTACCGCCGCTACAAAATCCGGAAGTACGGTTTCCACGGAACCTCCCATTATTTTGTGAGCCGTCAGTACTACAAGCTTATTCTGAAAGACGTGAAGGAAACCAAGGTGATCAGCTGTCACCTCGGCAACGGTGCTTCAATTTGTGCGATAGACGGGGGGAAGTCTGTAGATACCTCAATGGGTTTCACGCCGCTGTCAGGTCTGGTGATGGGCACACGAAGCGGCGATCTCGATCCGTCGATTCTCTTTTATTTGGTTGAAAAAGAAGAGCTGCCGCTCAGCAGCGTCCATTCACTCCTGAACAGACACAGCGGACTTCTCGGACTCAGCGGGTATGCCGCTGACATGCGTGACCTCATCGAAGAAGCCCAAAAAGGCGACCGCAGGTGTCAGCAGGCGATAGATGTGTTTTGCTATAAAATCAGACAGCACATCGGTTCCTACATCGCTTCTATGAACGGCTGTGACGCCATACTGTTTACTGCGGGAATTGGTGAAAACTCCTCTTTAATCCGCAAAAAAGCCGTAGAGAAGATGGATTTCATGGGCGTGAAACTTGATGAAGACCGCAATGAAAGCGTCAAGCCCGGAGAGCTGACCCGAATCAGTACAGATGATTCCAAAGTCGGTATTTATGTTGTTCCTACCAACGAAGAGCTCGTTATCGCGATCGACGCCGCAAAAATTGCACGTGCCTCCGCTCAGTCACCCTGGATCTGA
- a CDS encoding TrmH family RNA methyltransferase — MEKTLQEGYHLCMHENRTLPIQIPLSKALLKKFGSLLRKKYRSKHQLFIAEGARTVEQFLIRMKPAVEAVIVSTDFEGDDFYSAICAAHQIPVYSCTSESFRQLSDTANPQGILAVCKCMSPGLSGNTPLPNGSLYLALDDLQDPGNLGTIYRTAAWFGVSGLLLGTGCADFYNPKVIRSTAGATGTLPFSETDLLTALPRFEARGAEILLLDLNPGARPLHEVAGNRAGLKKESRSPLLLVTGNEARGISQALRERYPAVYIQGMPEQVESLNAAISTAIALYALTDPESLNQG, encoded by the coding sequence TTGGAAAAGACCCTGCAGGAAGGCTATCATCTTTGCATGCATGAAAACAGGACGCTTCCCATACAAATCCCGCTCAGCAAGGCGCTGCTGAAGAAGTTCGGCAGCCTGCTCCGGAAAAAATACCGCAGCAAACACCAGCTTTTTATCGCTGAAGGCGCGCGTACGGTTGAACAATTTTTAATCCGGATGAAGCCTGCAGTCGAAGCGGTAATTGTCAGCACAGACTTTGAAGGGGATGATTTTTATTCCGCCATCTGTGCAGCACATCAGATCCCGGTGTACAGTTGTACTTCAGAATCTTTCAGACAGCTTTCAGATACGGCAAATCCGCAGGGTATTCTGGCTGTTTGCAAGTGTATGAGCCCCGGTCTGTCAGGAAATACCCCTTTGCCGAACGGGAGCTTGTATCTCGCCCTTGACGATCTTCAGGATCCCGGAAATCTGGGGACGATTTACCGGACGGCTGCCTGGTTTGGGGTTTCCGGACTGCTGCTTGGTACCGGCTGTGCAGATTTTTATAATCCCAAGGTTATCCGAAGCACTGCCGGTGCAACGGGAACACTTCCGTTCAGCGAAACTGATCTCCTTACAGCACTGCCGCGTTTTGAAGCACGGGGTGCTGAAATCCTGCTGCTCGACCTAAATCCCGGAGCACGCCCGCTGCATGAGGTTGCCGGTAACCGCGCGGGTTTAAAAAAAGAAAGCCGGTCACCGCTGCTGCTGGTGACCGGCAATGAAGCCCGCGGCATAAGTCAGGCTCTTCGTGAGCGCTATCCCGCGGTTTATATTCAGGGCATGCCGGAACAGGTTGAAAGCCTGAATGCTGCTATAAGTACGGCTATCGCGCTTTATGCTTTAACTGATCCCGAAAGTCTGAATCAGGGCTGA
- a CDS encoding Ig-like domain-containing protein, giving the protein MSLVHADPGTFGVLPRTQTWNGSITLNRAANNIFAVDEASGQVEPGDSKTITLTLDARRYPGSEYTNTLAILSNDPATPSAELEVNLEVQDAAAFTVNTEMVSFPEIFVGNTVTRNFSIRNMGSIPLEVSSMTTDSGEFIVSDEPFSLESGERRTISVQFAPASSGSKSAVLTFNTNDGAHTLGLSGNAVNPGFLTLNPTSIEVDVLTGNNSSFSFLISNDGESELEFSVGGDALEDQERYLTPKNEVTSIELNHRTQEDDYAMVPGDFGFMQSSKSEIVATDEKFNNGQTFFTRGLLSNEVILTHSNSQDPTSSGIRCGADTTTALNRFLRTYTLTDFDIEGGIEVTALQFGLLLATGSPLNSFARVYLLDGDLSYDNMTLIGESAFPIDSSSDASVITIPVSATVPAGSTIVAEIEVPESPVSDMFPGSNEAGQTAPSYIQAPDCGIDTPTTIESLGFPEVAHIVNVIGLTEDGLFSFDVRSGTLAPQESVTVNVTTNTEEVAEGSYPGEIRVTTNSPATPLGLMDVMVNVIDAPQIGVDLTELSQELELYPDFAETGQQTLTISNTGTKDLEFTISPFTSMTSQPGLEGRTMLNDDMQDLTAASWLTTDISSGTVAPGETAEVIVTFDAVGLTPGEYSGGLIIENNAFNDPSLVIEAALTVYNFFGTWSQQFDGSEGWRLVASPVRGTIYEEMLSSIWTQGYPGSASSNEFAEPNVLFYSEPNREWLPPSNATNVVASGSDNENFNNAGRSFLVYMFDRDEIGGPVQWPKTLTVEGRRNNRVVPVVLTRTESDGRIEGDEPEPGWNMVANPYPFDINWNTVVADGGLSRVFSTIFVQDPEANLNSGAFRPSFGFQMSGLAAEIAHDGIIRGFEGFQARVFASRTSGRITFRESHAASARGNEMPESEQVPYLALSVTNGSLSDLAVITLVGDEAEGQTAVARPQALTVPAITMGLRGIDDQLFVQQNLNLGFGEHVSLPIAFASTHGGNFSLHLDGFDGWASDYYVSLFDRQTGMIHELAEGHPYTFVNTPSQSNLQRVVTAAGMDAVSIAQHSELVNLEMEDRFELIISNGVPTSIEPVQETPHSFSLKQNYPNPFNPTTMISYSLQESTDVRLEVFNIQGQRVAVLVNGAQNAGVHTVSFDAQRLSSGVYIYRLTAGSFSESRKMTLIK; this is encoded by the coding sequence GTGTCGCTTGTACATGCCGATCCGGGAACTTTTGGGGTTTTACCACGCACCCAAACCTGGAACGGCTCTATCACGCTAAACCGTGCAGCCAACAATATATTTGCTGTGGATGAAGCTTCAGGTCAGGTTGAACCCGGCGATTCCAAAACCATTACGCTAACGCTTGATGCCCGCCGGTATCCGGGTAGCGAATACACCAATACGCTTGCCATTCTTTCCAACGATCCGGCAACGCCTTCTGCTGAGCTGGAAGTAAACCTGGAAGTCCAGGATGCGGCTGCATTTACCGTAAATACAGAAATGGTTTCCTTCCCTGAGATTTTTGTCGGAAATACAGTAACCCGCAACTTCAGTATTAGGAATATGGGGTCGATTCCGCTTGAAGTAAGCAGCATGACTACCGATAGTGGCGAGTTTATTGTTAGCGATGAGCCGTTTAGCCTCGAAAGTGGTGAGCGTCGTACGATTTCAGTTCAGTTTGCGCCTGCAAGCAGCGGCAGTAAATCGGCGGTATTAACCTTTAATACCAATGACGGTGCTCATACTCTTGGCCTGAGCGGAAATGCTGTAAATCCTGGTTTTCTCACGCTTAACCCAACATCGATTGAAGTAGATGTTCTAACAGGAAACAATAGCTCATTCAGTTTTCTGATCTCAAACGATGGTGAATCTGAATTGGAATTTTCTGTTGGAGGGGATGCGCTGGAAGATCAGGAGCGCTATCTCACCCCAAAAAATGAAGTAACTTCCATTGAACTCAATCACCGTACGCAAGAAGATGATTATGCAATGGTTCCTGGTGATTTCGGGTTCATGCAGTCTTCGAAATCCGAGATAGTTGCAACAGATGAAAAATTCAATAACGGACAGACCTTCTTCACCCGCGGTTTACTTAGCAATGAAGTTATTCTGACCCACTCCAATTCTCAGGATCCGACATCCTCAGGGATTCGCTGTGGTGCAGACACCACAACTGCGCTAAATCGCTTCTTAAGAACTTATACGCTCACGGACTTCGATATTGAGGGTGGAATAGAAGTGACGGCGCTGCAGTTCGGTTTGCTGTTAGCGACAGGAAGCCCTCTCAATAGTTTTGCAAGGGTATACCTTCTCGATGGTGATTTATCCTACGATAACATGACCCTGATAGGCGAATCCGCTTTCCCGATAGATAGTTCAAGTGACGCTTCGGTCATTACGATACCGGTTTCTGCTACGGTCCCTGCCGGTTCTACCATCGTGGCTGAAATTGAAGTGCCCGAATCACCTGTAAGCGATATGTTCCCGGGTTCAAACGAAGCCGGTCAAACTGCGCCCTCATATATTCAGGCACCCGACTGTGGTATTGATACGCCTACAACAATTGAGTCCTTAGGGTTTCCCGAGGTTGCACATATCGTAAATGTCATTGGTCTCACGGAAGACGGACTTTTCAGTTTTGATGTTCGGTCTGGTACACTCGCCCCACAAGAGTCAGTAACGGTTAATGTTACAACCAATACCGAAGAAGTTGCTGAGGGTTCATATCCCGGAGAAATCCGTGTTACGACCAATTCTCCGGCGACTCCGCTCGGCCTTATGGATGTAATGGTGAATGTTATTGATGCCCCTCAGATTGGCGTTGATTTAACTGAGTTGTCTCAAGAACTTGAGCTGTATCCTGATTTTGCAGAAACAGGACAGCAAACCCTGACCATCTCAAATACGGGCACGAAAGACCTTGAATTCACCATTTCGCCCTTTACCTCTATGACTTCTCAGCCTGGTTTGGAAGGGCGTACGATGCTCAACGACGACATGCAGGATTTAACAGCTGCGTCATGGCTTACCACAGATATCAGCAGCGGTACGGTTGCACCGGGTGAAACAGCAGAGGTGATCGTAACCTTTGATGCCGTTGGCCTCACTCCCGGTGAGTATTCAGGTGGTCTGATCATTGAAAACAATGCTTTCAATGACCCTTCCCTTGTAATCGAAGCAGCGCTTACCGTGTATAACTTCTTCGGTACCTGGAGTCAGCAGTTTGATGGCAGTGAAGGCTGGCGCCTTGTTGCCTCGCCGGTTCGTGGAACCATTTACGAAGAAATGTTGTCAAGTATCTGGACACAAGGGTATCCGGGGTCGGCATCTTCCAATGAATTCGCTGAGCCCAACGTATTGTTCTATAGTGAACCCAACCGTGAATGGTTGCCGCCGAGCAATGCTACCAATGTTGTAGCCTCTGGTTCGGATAATGAAAACTTCAACAATGCCGGACGTAGCTTTCTGGTTTATATGTTCGACCGGGATGAAATCGGTGGTCCGGTGCAATGGCCCAAAACCCTCACGGTTGAAGGACGTCGTAATAATCGCGTAGTACCCGTTGTTCTGACACGTACAGAAAGTGACGGGCGCATTGAAGGTGATGAACCTGAGCCAGGTTGGAACATGGTTGCAAACCCGTATCCTTTTGATATAAACTGGAACACGGTTGTAGCTGACGGCGGCCTTTCCCGCGTATTCTCAACCATTTTTGTTCAGGACCCTGAAGCAAACCTGAATTCAGGTGCATTCCGTCCAAGTTTTGGATTCCAAATGTCAGGACTTGCAGCAGAAATTGCTCACGATGGTATTATACGCGGCTTTGAAGGCTTTCAGGCACGTGTGTTTGCGAGTCGCACAAGCGGTAGGATCACGTTCCGTGAATCGCATGCTGCAAGTGCCCGGGGCAACGAAATGCCGGAATCGGAGCAGGTACCTTACCTTGCGCTTTCTGTTACAAACGGTTCATTGTCAGATTTGGCAGTGATTACCCTGGTGGGTGATGAAGCCGAAGGTCAGACAGCTGTTGCACGTCCGCAGGCACTTACGGTACCAGCTATCACCATGGGTTTGAGAGGTATAGATGATCAGTTGTTTGTTCAGCAGAACCTTAACCTGGGCTTTGGAGAGCACGTATCGCTTCCGATTGCCTTTGCTTCAACGCATGGTGGCAACTTCAGCCTGCATCTCGATGGGTTTGATGGCTGGGCAAGCGACTATTATGTCAGCCTTTTTGATCGCCAAACAGGCATGATTCATGAACTTGCTGAAGGCCATCCTTACACTTTTGTAAATACGCCAAGCCAGAGTAACCTGCAGCGTGTCGTTACCGCCGCTGGCATGGATGCTGTCAGTATTGCACAGCATTCGGAACTGGTTAATCTTGAAATGGAAGATCGTTTCGAGCTTATTATCAGCAACGGTGTACCAACCTCTATAGAGCCCGTTCAGGAAACGCCACATAGTTTTTCTCTGAAGCAGAACTACCCCAATCCGTTTAATCCTACGACTATGATTTCATACAGCCTGCAGGAAAGTACAGATGTAAGGCTTGAAGTTTTCAATATTCAGGGTCAGCGGGTTGCTGTTCTGGTGAATGGTGCACAAAACGCGGGTGTACATACCGTATCGTTTGATGCGCAGCGACTCTCAAGCGGTGTTTACATTTACCGGCTGACAGCTGGCAGCTTCAGTGAAAGCCGCAAAATGACGCTTATCAAATAA
- a CDS encoding MFS transporter, which produces MLDIQKRLSNSFFALLALPATAMGLGLSIQIAALSWLLTYQYNLSISDIGLVWATGPIAGIIGQVVIGIISDNVWVMNGRRRVFILVGGVLASLMLLALPNIGIIQASLGIEAILGIAIVISMVLDLSINVSFNPTRSIIADVTPEGRERTKGYTWMQFVSGSFGVLSYFVGATMGNIFLIYSGAVVVLLFSIIPPFFIKEPRYLGRYGEDEDEITKSMADQDPTPKQYASPAEIFFNIRPLWGFLLYGIYAIVKRLSGFEFPGYYFEVFALVITVYLVLEALIKKEEGKSPEEASKIGFQKILAAHSFSWIGVQSMFIYFFAFVDFQIPDLTSDEIGSVVNWSFFTLNLVAAVIPVFILEPIANRIGRVKTHTGALFIMAGGYTGIAFLGVTPWTIYLLMLVVGIGWASIISLSFAIMSQKVAQNQMGLYMGLFNLSVVLPQLVSSFAIGEIVEAVEAKNILLIICAVTVAASAISWTFVKEPEDRMTDNPALK; this is translated from the coding sequence ATGCTCGACATTCAAAAACGACTTTCTAATTCTTTCTTTGCCCTCCTGGCCCTTCCGGCTACTGCAATGGGGCTTGGACTCTCGATTCAGATCGCCGCCTTAAGCTGGCTTCTGACGTATCAGTATAATCTCTCGATCAGCGACATCGGGCTCGTATGGGCTACGGGACCTATCGCGGGGATTATCGGACAGGTCGTTATCGGGATTATCAGCGATAATGTTTGGGTCATGAATGGCAGGCGGCGGGTATTTATCCTTGTTGGAGGAGTGCTGGCTTCTTTAATGCTCCTTGCGCTGCCCAATATCGGCATTATTCAGGCCTCGCTGGGGATTGAGGCCATATTGGGTATTGCCATCGTAATTTCAATGGTACTTGACCTCTCCATTAATGTCTCCTTCAACCCTACCCGCTCCATTATTGCCGACGTGACCCCTGAAGGCCGGGAACGCACCAAAGGCTATACGTGGATGCAGTTTGTTTCAGGCTCATTTGGTGTACTGTCCTACTTTGTTGGGGCTACGATGGGGAATATTTTTCTGATTTATTCCGGTGCCGTTGTTGTACTTCTCTTCTCCATCATCCCGCCTTTCTTTATTAAAGAGCCGCGCTATCTCGGGCGTTACGGGGAAGATGAAGATGAGATCACCAAATCTATGGCTGATCAGGATCCGACTCCCAAACAGTATGCATCTCCTGCCGAAATTTTCTTCAATATCCGTCCGCTCTGGGGGTTTCTGCTATATGGTATTTATGCGATTGTGAAGCGCCTTTCCGGTTTCGAATTCCCGGGCTATTACTTTGAAGTCTTCGCGCTTGTTATCACTGTTTATCTGGTTCTTGAAGCGCTCATCAAAAAAGAAGAGGGGAAATCACCTGAAGAGGCAAGCAAAATTGGCTTTCAGAAAATACTCGCTGCCCACTCATTTTCATGGATTGGCGTGCAAAGCATGTTCATCTATTTCTTTGCTTTTGTGGATTTTCAGATCCCCGATCTCACGAGCGATGAAATCGGCTCTGTGGTAAACTGGAGCTTTTTTACACTTAACCTTGTGGCTGCAGTTATCCCGGTATTTATTCTTGAACCTATCGCCAACAGAATTGGCCGGGTAAAAACGCATACCGGCGCCCTTTTTATCATGGCAGGCGGCTACACCGGCATTGCCTTTCTGGGGGTCACCCCCTGGACCATCTACCTGCTCATGCTGGTTGTTGGTATCGGATGGGCTTCCATTATCAGTCTTTCTTTTGCCATCATGAGTCAGAAAGTTGCGCAAAATCAGATGGGGCTTTATATGGGACTTTTCAACCTCTCGGTAGTTTTACCACAGCTTGTTTCAAGCTTTGCGATCGGGGAAATCGTTGAAGCCGTCGAAGCCAAGAACATCCTGCTCATCATCTGTGCCGTTACCGTTGCTGCTTCTGCCATTTCATGGACCTTTGTGAAAGAGCCCGAAGACCGCATGACCGACAACCCCGCCCTGAAATAA